DNA from Kitasatospora herbaricolor:
TCTACGGCGTGACCATGAAGGGCGACGGCATCTCGCAGGTGATCAGCCAGCGGCTGCGGGCGGTCCCGTCCCCCGGCCGGGAGGCCGGGCGGCCCGAGCGCGGGGCGGCCGCGCCACGCCGGCCGGCGCCGGCGGCCGCCGGGGACTCCTGAGGCCGCGCGGGGCACCGCGCCGGGGCGCACCCTCCCGGGGCGGGGGCCGGACACTCCGGGGCCGGGCGCCCGCCCGCACCGAGCCGGCCCGTACCGACCGCGCCCGTACCGACCGCGCCCGTACCGACCGCGCCCGTACTGAGCCCGCCGGGTGATCCACCGGCCGGCCCGGCCCCCGGGGCCGGGCGTGTGCCGCTTCCGCGGGCCCGTCGCGGATACTGGGAGGGTTGTGACTCCTCCCCCTCGCCCGCGAGGGGGGCTGCGCACTCAGCCGCCCGACGACGTCGGGCCGGCCGGCCACGACCGCCGCCGAAGGGTGGTGGTCAAGCAGTGAAGCGGCGGCGCTCAGGCCCGCCGGGCGAAGGATCACCAGCACTCCCGGCCTCACGGACGGGCACCCAGCGAAGGAGTTAGATGTGGAATTCGTGATCCTTGCCGTGGTCATCGCGGTGGCCGTCATCGGCGCGATCGCGGGCCTCGTCGTCAGCGGGAGGCGACGCAAGGAGCTGCCGCCGAAGGCGACGGCACCGGTCATCACGGCGCCGAAGGCACCGGCCGAGCCCGCGCCCGAACCCCAGGTGGGGGACGAGGCGGCGCCACCGGTCGAGGTCCCGGTGCAGACCGTCGAGGAGGTCGAACTCCCGCCGGTCGCCGAGATCGAGGAGCTGCCGGCCCTCGAAGTCCCCGAGCCGACCGCCGGCCGCCTGGTCCGGCTGCGCTCGCGGCTCTCCCGCTCGCAGAACTCGCTCGGGAAGGGCCTGCTCACGCTGCTCTCCCGGGAGCGGCTGGACGAGGACACCTGGGAGGAGATCGAGGAGACCCTGCTGGTCGCCGACGTCGGCGTGAAGCCCACCCAGGAGCTGGTCGACCGGCTGCGCACCCGGGTCAAGGTGCTCGGCACCCGCACGCCCGCCGAGCTGCGCGGCCTGCTCCAGGAGGAGCTGGTCCAGCTGATCGGCGAGGACACCGACCGCACCCTGCACACCGCCCGGCACGCGGACGGCCGACCGGCCGTCGTACTGGTGGTCGGCGTCAACGGGGTCGGCAAGACCACCACCTCGGGCAAGCTCGGCCGGGTCCTGGTGGCCGACGGCCGCAAGGTGGTGCTCGGCGCGGCCGACACCTTCCGCGCCGCGGCCGCCGACCAGCTGCAGACCTGGGGCGAGCGGGTCGGCGCACGGACCGTCCGCGGACCCGAGGGCGGCGACCCGGCCTCGGTCGCGTTCGACGCCGTCAAGGAGGGCATCGCCGAGGGCGCCGACACCGTCCTGGTGGACACCGCCGGGCGGCTGCACACCAAGACCGGCCTGATGGACGAGCTGGGCAAGGTCAAGCGGGTCGTCGAGAAGCACGGCCCGGTCGACGAGGTGCTGCTCGTCCTGGACGCCACCACCGGCCAGAACGGCCTGGTGCAGGCCCGGGTCTTCGCCGAGGTGGTCGACATCACCGGCATCGTGCTGACCAAGCTGGACGGCACCGCCAAGGGCGGCATCGTGATCGCGGTCCAGCGGGAGCTGGGCGTCCCGGTCAAGCTGATCGGGCTCGGCGAGGGCGCGGACGACCTGGCGCCCTTCGAGCCGGCCGCGTTCGTCGACGCGCTGATCGGCGACTGATACCCGACCGGCGCCATGACCGCCCGACCGATGTCGTGGTCGGCCGAGCGGGCCGGAGCGTCGCGGCAGGGGCCGCTTTCCCGGGAGACCGGGGGAGCGGCCCTTCGTCGTACC
Protein-coding regions in this window:
- the ftsY gene encoding signal recognition particle-docking protein FtsY, with amino-acid sequence MEFVILAVVIAVAVIGAIAGLVVSGRRRKELPPKATAPVITAPKAPAEPAPEPQVGDEAAPPVEVPVQTVEEVELPPVAEIEELPALEVPEPTAGRLVRLRSRLSRSQNSLGKGLLTLLSRERLDEDTWEEIEETLLVADVGVKPTQELVDRLRTRVKVLGTRTPAELRGLLQEELVQLIGEDTDRTLHTARHADGRPAVVLVVGVNGVGKTTTSGKLGRVLVADGRKVVLGAADTFRAAAADQLQTWGERVGARTVRGPEGGDPASVAFDAVKEGIAEGADTVLVDTAGRLHTKTGLMDELGKVKRVVEKHGPVDEVLLVLDATTGQNGLVQARVFAEVVDITGIVLTKLDGTAKGGIVIAVQRELGVPVKLIGLGEGADDLAPFEPAAFVDALIGD